The Betta splendens chromosome 7, fBetSpl5.4, whole genome shotgun sequence genome includes a window with the following:
- the wnt5a gene encoding protein Wnt-5a — protein sequence MNLGLGCVRRQVCWPFGSVLDSRHCVFALTLLTLLMQVVVEANSWWSLAMNPLLIPEAYIIGAQPLCSQLVGLSQGQKKLCQLYQDHMQYIGEGAKTGIRECQYQFRHRRWNCSTVDNSSVFGRVMQIGSRETAFTYAISAAGVVNAVSRACREGELSSCGCSRAARPKDLPRDWLWGGCGDNLNYGYRFSKEFVDAREREKSYPKVSYESSRLLMNLHNNEAGRRAVSELAHVSCKCHGVSGSCSLKTCWLQLADFRKVGDALKEKYDSAASMKLNARGKLVQVHNKFNPPTSHDLVYIESSPDYCLRNQSTGSLGTVGRLCNKTSEGMDGCELMCCGRGYDQYKAQIVERCHCKFHWCCYVKCKRCTKIVDQFVCK from the exons ATGAACCTGGGTCTGGGCTGCGTGCGGCGGCAGGTCTGCTGGCCCTTCGGCAGCGTGTTGGACTCCAGACACTGTGTCTTCGCCCTCACACTCCTCACGCTTCTGatgcaggtggtggtggaggccaACTCTTGGTG GTCTCTGGCCATGAACCCGCTGCTGATCCCGGAGGCCTACATCATCGGGGCGCAGCCTCTGTGCAGCCAGCTGGTCGGCCTCTCGCAGGGCCAGAAGAAGCTGTGCCAGCTCTACCAGGACCACATGCAGTACATCGGCGAGGGCGCCAAGACGGGCATCCGGGAGTGCCAGTACCAGTTCAGACACCGGCGCTGGAACTGCAGCACGGTGGACAACTCCTCCGTGTTCGGACGAGTTATGCAGATAG gcAGCCGCGAGACGGCGTTCACGTACGCCATCAGCGCCGCGGGCGTGGTCAACGCCGTGAGCCGCGCCTGCAGGGAGGGGGAGCTGTCCagctgcggctgcagccgggCGGCGCGGCCCAAGGACCTGCCCCGGGACTGGCTGTGGGGCGGCTGCGGGGACAACCTCAACTACGGCTACAGGTTCTCCAAGGAGTTCGTGGACGCCCGCGAGCGCGAGAAGAGCTACCCCAAAGTATCGTACGAGAGCTCCAGGCTGCTGATGAACCTTCACAACAACGAGGCTGGACGGAGG GCCGTGTCCGAACTGGCCCACGTCTCCTGCAAGTGCCACGGGGTCTcgggctcctgcagcctgaagacCTGCTGGTTGCAGCTGGCCGACTTCCGCAAGGTGGGCGACGCGCTGAAGGAGAAGTACGACAGCGCCGCCTCCATGAAGCTCAACGCGCGCGGGAAGCTGGTGCAGGTGCACAACAAGTTCAACCCGCCCACCAGCCACGACCTGGTCTACATCGAGTCCAGCCCGGACTACTGCCTGAGGAACCAGAGCACGGGCTCGCTGGGCACGGTGGGCCGCCTGTGCAACAAGACCTCGGAGGGCATGGACGGCTGCGAGCTTATGTGCTGCGGCCGCGGCTACGACCAGTACAAGGCCCAGATCGTGGAGCGCTGCCACTGCAAGTTCCACTGGTGCTGCTACGTCAAGTGCAAGCGCTGCACCAAAATCGTGGACCAGTTCGTCTGCAAGTGA